The genomic interval ACAAACTAACCACAAAAACACCCTTAATAATACTCCTCATAACACCCATATCCATACCCTACCTCCTGACAAGATTATCAGTAGACGGACTATCACTTAGCAACTTATTAAAATCAGTTCGCTGGAATCAATCTATTCAAATTTATTTCAAACCCATAGAAACGCAAATAAAGCTAATCACTCTCTCACTGATTTACGAAACAAAAAACTTCAATCTTAAGTCTCAGTTCTCTTATAATACTTTGTGTAAATCCTTATAACAAAGGAGGTGAAAATGTATAAAGTAGTTCTAGTAAGGCACGGTGAAAGCATCTGGAATAAGGAAAACAAGTTTACTGGTTGGACAGATGTTGACCTTTCGGAAAGAGGAATTGAAGAAGCAAGAAAAGCTGGAAGAGTTCTAAAGGAAAATGGTTATGTGTTTGATGTAGCGTTTACATCGGTTCTAAAGAGGGCGATAAGAACCTTGCATATAATTCTTGACGAAATGGATTTACTTTGGATACCTGAATACAAGCACTGGAGACTTAATGAGAGACATTACGGAGCACTACAAGGTCTTAACAAAGCCGAGATGGCGGAAAAATATGGTGAAGAGCAAGTAAAGATATGGAGAAGAAGCTATGATATTCCACCTCCACCACTTGAGAAAACCGATCCAAGATACCCCGGAAACGATCCTAGGTATAAGGATCTAAAGCCGGAAGAACTACCTCTAAGTGAAAGTCTTAAAGACACAGTAGCAAGGGTATTACCATATTGGTATGAAGTAATAGGCCCAACAATAAAAACTGGGAAAAGAGTAATAATCTCCGCGCATGGCAATAGCCTAAGAGCACTAGTAAAATACCTTGACAATATATCAGATCAAGACATAGTGGAACTCAACATACCCACCGGAATACCACTAGTGTATGAACTAGACGAGCAACTAAAACCCTTGAATAGATACTACCTTGGTGATCCAGAAGAAGTTAGAAAGGCAATGGAAGCAGTTGCTGCCCAAGGCAAAGCTAGGAAATAACAATCCTATCAAAATATGTTTTACTACGACATAAATCTCTACAATGCAAGTAAAAAACTATTTGATGAGACATTGTTTGAGGACACGAACAATAATGATATAATATCAAACATAATTCCCAACAGGAAGGAGCAAGCTTATATCATAGCTAACGATAAGGGAGTCTTCGCCGGTGAGATTTTCTCGGTAGTTCTGGAAAAGGACTTTGGAATAAAGGGATGTTCTCTTAAGGATGGAGAAGAGTTTAACGAAAAAACAAAAATATTTTCCCTTGAAGGAAGTGCAAAAATGCTACTTTCAATAGAAAGAACTTTGCTAAACATCCTCACAATCTTGATTTCAATCGCCACAACTACCCGAGAATTCGTAAACGCAACTGAAGGCAAGTTTGGCATACTTGACACTAGGAAAACAATCCCAGGACTAAGATTTTTCCAAAAATACGCTGTAAGAGTCGGTGGAGGAACAAACCACAGGTTCGGCCTATACGACATGGTTATGATAAAGGATAACCACATATCTGTGTTCAAAGGAGACATAAAAAAGGCAGTAGCACTTGTAAAAAAGTTCTCACCAATGCACAAAGTTGAGGTTGAATGCGAAAACATGGAACAGGTAAAACTAGCAGTAGAAGCAGGAGTAGACATAATAATGCTTGACAACATGTCAACCTCTCAAACAAAATCCGCTGCAGAGTATATAAAATCACAAAACCCCAACATCATAGTTGAAGCTTCTGGAAACATTAACCTTGAGAAAGTAAAGGAACTTGCAAAAATAAACGCACCCATTGATTTTGTATCAACCAGTGCAATAACAATGAACTACAAGATTGTAGATATATCTTTCCATATAGAGTAAGAGCAACAGCACAGAAAACACCTAACAAAGAATCTAGAGCTTTTCCATACGATGGCCAGACTTAACTTAAAAATAAACTCCAAGGCAAAATCTGTGAAATCCCTAACTTTTTAGAACGACAGTCTGATGTCTCTCTGGACCTACTGATATGTAACTGATAGGTATATTTAGAGACTCCTGTATAAAATCAATGTAGGATCTTGCTTCCTTAGGAAAGTCTTCAATTTTTCTTACCTCCGAAAGACTATTACCCCAACCCTTGAATGTTACGTACACTGGCTCAACTTCGTAAAGCGTCTGCGGATCCATAAAAGGAGGTAACTTGAAAACTTTTCCTTCAATCCTGTACTCCACACACACCTTTATCTCCTCAATCCCTGAGAGCACATCAATCTTCGTAAGAAATATCTCAGTTGCCCCACCAACTATAGTAGAATACCTAAGAAGAGGAAGATCTATCCACCCACACCTACGAGGCCTACCAGTAGTAGCTCCAAATTCTCCACCTCTTTCCCTTATTATTCTACCAATCTCATTGTCTTGCTCTGTCGGAAAAGGTCCTTCACCAACCCTAGTAGTATAAGCCTTAACTATACCTATCACATTATCAAAACCCTTTGGAAAGAAACCCGTTCCTGTAGCTACACCACTACTTGACGCATTTGAAGATGTAACATAAGGATATGTTCCAAAATCTACATCAAGCAAAACCCCTTGTGCTCCTTCAAACAACACACTTCTGCCATTCTTTATCTCACGGTTAAGTAAAATCTCAACATTATCTACCATAATCCCCATCTTCTCAAATTCCAATTTACAGTGCTCAGCCAGCTTCAAAGGATTAAATTCGTAACCACACCCATACAAATTCTTTATCAGAAAGATTTTCTCCTCAGCAAACACCTCAATCTTCTTAGCCAACTGCTCAACAGAAAGGTTTACTATGTCACATATCCTTATACCCCTTCTTGCTACCTTATCCTCATAACAAGGTCCTATACCCCTTGAGGTAGTGCCAATCTTCCTAGATGAAGTACTCTCCCTTAAATTATCTATCAACTTATGATACTCCATCACCACATGAGCTTTGTCACTAATAATAATCCTATCCCTCACTCTAAAACCCATATTCTCCAAGCTCTGGATCTCATCACGGAGCTGGTCAATATCAACAACCACTCCATTACCAATTATAACCTTAGCATTAGGATTCATAAGCCCAGAAGGAAGAAGATGGAATATGAACTTCTTATCTCCGACTAAAACTGTATGTCCTGCATTTGCTCCCCCTTGGTATCTGACTACATAGTCATAATTACAGGCCAATAAGTCAATAACCTTAGCTTTACCTTCATCACCCCACTGCATCCCAACAACCAAGGTTACCATAGCTTACCTCAAACAACGCTAAATTATTTATGAAGTAGTCCTACTTATCAAGTAGTTTGCATTCACGACAATAAAGAACTTCCAGCAACCGTCAACTCCAGATCATCTATCTCTGTTCAGGTTGTATTCCAGCAACTCTAACAAACACCCCTTGTATTCTTCCTCAGCAGGAATGGACAGTATTTTTTCCTTCGCAATATTAGCAAAATACCTAACTTTCTCATCAACAACACCAAAAATTTCGTACTTCTCACACATTGAAATAACAAAATTCACATCCTCCGGTGTTACGTAAGGGTTCCCAAAAATTCTTTCAAGCAAGTTCTTTTCACCTTCAGTTGCTAAACTCATAAGATAGTGATAATATATAGTCTTCTTATTCTCCTTTATATCAGACCCTCTAGGTTTCCCAGTAACACTACTATCGCCAACAAGTCCAATCTTATCATCCTGTATCTGAAATATTATCCCCACATACTCTCCTATCTCCTCAAGAAGAGATATAACACTTTGATCCTGCTTTGAGAGGATTGCAC from Brevinematia bacterium carries:
- the gpmA gene encoding 2,3-diphosphoglycerate-dependent phosphoglycerate mutase, giving the protein MYKVVLVRHGESIWNKENKFTGWTDVDLSERGIEEARKAGRVLKENGYVFDVAFTSVLKRAIRTLHIILDEMDLLWIPEYKHWRLNERHYGALQGLNKAEMAEKYGEEQVKIWRRSYDIPPPPLEKTDPRYPGNDPRYKDLKPEELPLSESLKDTVARVLPYWYEVIGPTIKTGKRVIISAHGNSLRALVKYLDNISDQDIVELNIPTGIPLVYELDEQLKPLNRYYLGDPEEVRKAMEAVAAQGKARK
- a CDS encoding adenylosuccinate synthase; amino-acid sequence: MVTLVVGMQWGDEGKAKVIDLLACNYDYVVRYQGGANAGHTVLVGDKKFIFHLLPSGLMNPNAKVIIGNGVVVDIDQLRDEIQSLENMGFRVRDRIIISDKAHVVMEYHKLIDNLRESTSSRKIGTTSRGIGPCYEDKVARRGIRICDIVNLSVEQLAKKIEVFAEEKIFLIKNLYGCGYEFNPLKLAEHCKLEFEKMGIMVDNVEILLNREIKNGRSVLFEGAQGVLLDVDFGTYPYVTSSNASSSGVATGTGFFPKGFDNVIGIVKAYTTRVGEGPFPTEQDNEIGRIIRERGGEFGATTGRPRRCGWIDLPLLRYSTIVGGATEIFLTKIDVLSGIEEIKVCVEYRIEGKVFKLPPFMDPQTLYEVEPVYVTFKGWGNSLSEVRKIEDFPKEARSYIDFIQESLNIPISYISVGPERHQTVVLKS
- the nadC gene encoding carboxylating nicotinate-nucleotide diphosphorylase → MFYYDINLYNASKKLFDETLFEDTNNNDIISNIIPNRKEQAYIIANDKGVFAGEIFSVVLEKDFGIKGCSLKDGEEFNEKTKIFSLEGSAKMLLSIERTLLNILTILISIATTTREFVNATEGKFGILDTRKTIPGLRFFQKYAVRVGGGTNHRFGLYDMVMIKDNHISVFKGDIKKAVALVKKFSPMHKVEVECENMEQVKLAVEAGVDIIMLDNMSTSQTKSAAEYIKSQNPNIIVEASGNINLEKVKELAKINAPIDFVSTSAITMNYKIVDISFHIE